The Leucobacter viscericola genome includes a window with the following:
- a CDS encoding YceI family protein produces MTITAEQIPGYRAGTWTIDPTHSEVGFSVRHLAISKVKGKFENFDATFVTGENPLDSSVTAKAEVASVTTNQKDRDAHLRTGDFFAAEEHPELSFVSTGARADGGDFLVDGDLTMRGVTKPVTFKLEFGGFGEDPYGNYKAGFTASTVVKREDFGLTWNAPLEKGGVLLGSDVTINLDVQAALQQ; encoded by the coding sequence ATGACTATCACCGCTGAGCAGATCCCCGGCTACCGCGCAGGCACCTGGACCATCGACCCAACCCACTCCGAGGTTGGTTTCTCCGTACGTCACCTCGCGATCAGCAAGGTGAAGGGCAAGTTCGAGAACTTCGACGCAACGTTCGTGACCGGCGAGAACCCTCTCGACTCGTCAGTGACCGCCAAGGCTGAGGTTGCTTCTGTAACCACCAACCAGAAGGATCGCGACGCACACCTGCGCACCGGTGACTTCTTCGCCGCAGAAGAGCACCCTGAGCTCAGCTTCGTTTCCACCGGAGCACGCGCAGACGGCGGAGACTTCCTCGTTGATGGCGATCTGACGATGCGCGGTGTGACAAAGCCTGTCACCTTCAAGCTTGAGTTCGGTGGATTCGGCGAGGATCCTTACGGCAACTACAAGGCTGGATTCACGGCCTCAACCGTTGTTAAGCGCGAAGACTTCGGTCTCACCTGGAACGCACCCCTCGAAAAGGGCGGCGTGCTTCTCGGCTCCGACGTCACGATCAACCTCGACGTACAGGCTGCGCTTCAGCAGTAA
- the rimM gene encoding ribosome maturation factor RimM (Essential for efficient processing of 16S rRNA) produces the protein MADAPKRAEAPRPASGAGSLRVGRLTKPHGLKGGMKLEMYTDNPELRFTPGAVFHLQVPKDSQWFGRTLTLRELRWFNSVPVGFFDELIDRTAAESIVRAILWIDEDAVAEGKEDNAWYHHQLVGLDVVREGVKVGTVAEIQHFPAQDLLSVATPSGTVLVPFVEAIVPSVDLEAGIVQITPPAGLFEELEPDA, from the coding sequence ATGGCCGACGCTCCAAAGCGCGCAGAAGCTCCCCGTCCCGCTAGCGGGGCGGGGAGCTTGCGTGTTGGCCGCCTCACCAAGCCTCACGGCCTTAAAGGCGGTATGAAGCTTGAGATGTACACCGACAACCCTGAGCTGCGGTTCACGCCCGGGGCGGTTTTCCACCTGCAGGTACCCAAAGACTCGCAGTGGTTTGGGCGCACTCTGACGCTGCGCGAGCTTCGCTGGTTCAATTCGGTTCCCGTCGGTTTCTTCGATGAGCTCATCGACAGGACCGCAGCCGAGAGCATCGTGCGCGCGATCCTCTGGATTGACGAGGATGCTGTGGCTGAGGGCAAAGAAGACAACGCCTGGTATCACCACCAGCTCGTTGGTCTCGACGTGGTGCGCGAGGGTGTAAAGGTCGGCACGGTTGCTGAGATTCAGCATTTCCCGGCTCAGGATCTGCTCTCGGTGGCGACCCCTAGCGGAACAGTTCTTGTTCCGTTCGTTGAAGCCATTGTGCCGAGTGTTGACCTCGAAGCGGGCATCGTGCAGATCACGCCCCCGGCCGGTCTCTTCGAAGAACTCGAGCCCGACGCGTGA
- a CDS encoding RNA-binding protein encodes MAEQSLVEALEHLVKGIVEHQDQVRVDTRETGRGEVLEVRVHPSDLGRVIGRGGRTAQSLRTLVSSLALGDRVRVDVVDTDDAGSGAEVNG; translated from the coding sequence TTGGCTGAGCAGTCGCTTGTAGAAGCACTCGAGCATCTCGTAAAGGGGATCGTCGAGCACCAAGATCAGGTTCGAGTTGACACTCGCGAAACCGGACGCGGTGAGGTGCTTGAGGTGCGCGTGCACCCGAGCGATCTTGGCCGCGTGATCGGTCGCGGCGGACGCACGGCTCAGTCCTTGCGCACGCTTGTCTCCTCACTCGCGCTCGGCGATCGTGTTCGCGTCGATGTTGTCGACACCGACGACGCCGGCAGCGGCGCCGAGGTGAACGGCTGA
- a CDS encoding cytochrome ubiquinol oxidase subunit I, with translation MNEILDPLVLARWQFGLTTLYHFIFVPLTIGLSLLVAILQTVWVRTGKVKYLKLTKLFGKIFLINFAMGIVTGIVQEFQFGMNWSNYSRFVGDIFGAPLAMEGLIAFFFEATFIGLWIFGWDKLPKRLHLMTIWFTWIGTTVSAYFILAANAFMQNPQGFEINAEKGRAELLDIGAVLTNPIALSQFPHTIFAAIMFGGTVMVAVAAWHLKRNQYVDEMRTALRFGAWTNIVAFLGVGLTGHTLGMTMTQAQPMKMAAAEALYNNASGADASFSLFSLGTPDGAHEIFSVRIPYLLSFLSNGTFDGSVEGIRNLQSDYTAMYCSGPDTLLTCPSDGQFAPVIWITYWTFRWMIGLGALATLVSAVGLWITRKNKELPNWVWKVAIWTAPIPMLASLVGWTFTEMGRQPWIVFGVMTTEQGVSPGVPGWAVLTSLIVFTLVYGGLAVVEFKLIFKAAKAGLPEIEHLPGEGGDGTGEPDPQKLATVY, from the coding sequence ATGAACGAAATTCTGGACCCGTTGGTCCTCGCCCGATGGCAATTCGGGTTGACCACGCTCTACCACTTCATTTTCGTGCCGCTCACGATCGGACTGAGCTTGCTCGTCGCGATCCTGCAAACCGTTTGGGTTCGCACCGGCAAGGTGAAGTACCTCAAGCTCACGAAGCTGTTCGGAAAGATCTTTCTGATCAACTTCGCAATGGGCATTGTGACCGGCATCGTGCAGGAGTTCCAGTTCGGTATGAACTGGTCCAACTACTCGCGCTTCGTCGGTGACATCTTCGGAGCGCCGCTCGCGATGGAGGGCCTGATCGCCTTCTTCTTCGAAGCGACCTTTATCGGCTTGTGGATCTTCGGCTGGGACAAACTGCCAAAGCGCCTGCACCTGATGACCATTTGGTTCACCTGGATTGGCACAACGGTCTCCGCGTACTTCATCCTCGCTGCAAACGCGTTTATGCAGAACCCGCAGGGTTTTGAGATCAACGCTGAGAAGGGGCGCGCAGAACTCCTCGACATCGGAGCGGTTCTGACGAACCCCATTGCGCTGAGCCAGTTCCCGCACACCATCTTCGCCGCGATTATGTTTGGCGGCACGGTCATGGTCGCGGTCGCCGCTTGGCACCTGAAGCGCAACCAGTACGTTGACGAGATGCGCACGGCACTTCGCTTTGGCGCGTGGACAAACATCGTTGCGTTCCTCGGTGTTGGCCTCACCGGCCACACGCTGGGCATGACGATGACTCAGGCGCAGCCAATGAAGATGGCGGCAGCTGAGGCTCTCTACAACAACGCCTCGGGCGCAGACGCATCGTTCTCGCTCTTCAGCTTGGGAACACCTGACGGTGCCCACGAGATCTTCTCGGTGCGAATCCCGTACCTGCTGTCATTCCTTTCGAACGGCACCTTTGACGGGTCGGTCGAGGGTATTCGTAACCTGCAGTCCGACTACACCGCTATGTACTGCAGCGGGCCCGACACGCTTCTGACCTGCCCGTCTGATGGTCAGTTCGCTCCTGTCATATGGATCACCTACTGGACATTCCGCTGGATGATCGGTCTGGGCGCCCTTGCCACGCTAGTTTCTGCAGTGGGACTGTGGATCACCCGCAAGAACAAAGAGCTGCCCAACTGGGTATGGAAGGTTGCGATCTGGACCGCTCCGATCCCGATGCTCGCATCGCTCGTCGGCTGGACCTTCACCGAGATGGGCCGTCAGCCCTGGATCGTGTTTGGGGTGATGACTACCGAACAAGGGGTCTCGCCGGGAGTGCCCGGCTGGGCGGTGCTCACATCGCTCATCGTGTTCACCCTGGTGTACGGCGGACTTGCCGTGGTCGAGTTCAAGCTGATTTTCAAGGCCGCAAAGGCTGGCTTGCCTGAGATCGAGCACCTCCCCGGTGAGGGCGGCGATGGCACCGGCGAACCGGACCCGCAAAAGCTGGCGACGGTCTACTAG
- the trmD gene encoding tRNA (guanosine(37)-N1)-methyltransferase TrmD, which yields MRIDVVTIFPGYFDALELSLLGKAKSRGLIDVRVHDLRDSAHDKHRTVDDTPAGGGAGMVMKPEPWGEALDGILEDADSGAGADPVIIFPSPAGEVFNQRMARELAEEKHLVFGCGRYEGIDQRVFDEYSARGRVRLVSIGDYVLNGGEVASIAMIEAIARLLPGVVGNPESLVEESHEEDGLLEYPSYTKPANWREREVPPILLSGNHAAIAKWRREQSIERTKRVRPELLPRELDEAPRGRHAAP from the coding sequence GTGAGAATCGACGTTGTCACGATCTTCCCCGGGTACTTCGACGCGCTTGAGCTCTCACTGCTCGGTAAAGCGAAGTCCCGGGGCTTGATTGACGTGCGTGTTCACGATCTTCGTGACTCCGCGCACGACAAACACCGCACGGTTGATGACACTCCGGCGGGCGGTGGCGCTGGCATGGTCATGAAGCCGGAGCCCTGGGGTGAGGCCCTCGACGGCATCCTCGAGGATGCCGATTCGGGTGCAGGAGCCGATCCCGTCATCATCTTCCCGTCACCCGCGGGCGAGGTTTTTAACCAGCGTATGGCGCGCGAGTTGGCCGAAGAGAAGCACCTTGTGTTCGGTTGTGGCCGCTACGAGGGGATCGACCAGCGCGTCTTCGACGAGTACTCCGCGCGTGGCCGAGTCAGGCTCGTGAGCATTGGCGACTACGTGCTGAACGGGGGAGAAGTCGCTTCCATCGCCATGATTGAGGCCATCGCTCGTCTACTTCCCGGAGTCGTTGGTAACCCCGAGAGCCTGGTCGAAGAGTCGCACGAAGAAGACGGGCTGCTTGAGTACCCGAGCTACACCAAGCCCGCAAACTGGCGCGAGCGTGAGGTGCCGCCGATCCTGCTCAGCGGTAACCATGCCGCGATTGCAAAGTGGCGCCGCGAGCAAAGCATCGAGCGCACCAAACGCGTGCGCCCGGAACTGTTGCCACGCGAACTGGATGAGGCTCCCCGTGGCCGCCACGCCGCACCCTAG
- a CDS encoding App1 family protein, whose amino-acid sequence MTSLDHPDTRPRLAARLEDWFHGRRARRAVSRGKAPAVIPYIGYGTTEWVRVLGRVLYLKPETREHTRFRPDVAEVSRVRGWRTFTSLPVPHQPVRVLIDGKPVTEVVADRGGVIDAIVPVQLTSGWHTVTLQAGDSEAADAPVKILDPNATIGVISDVDDTILTTALPQPFVAAWNSFVLDEHARSATPGMAVMLDHLVSKHPGSPVIYLSTGAWNAAPALSRFLARNLYPMGPLLLTDWGPTHDRWFRSGREHKQRELKRLVNEFPNIRWVLFGDDGQHDEDLYHEFATAHPNNVAAVAIRQLSVGEAVLAGGRSKARLHRSTSGVPWVYGPDGATLREELRKLDLL is encoded by the coding sequence GTGACCTCGCTAGACCATCCAGACACCCGTCCTCGGCTCGCTGCCCGACTCGAGGACTGGTTTCACGGACGCCGCGCTCGGCGAGCCGTCTCTCGAGGCAAGGCCCCCGCGGTCATTCCCTACATCGGCTACGGCACGACGGAGTGGGTCAGGGTCCTGGGTCGTGTGCTCTACCTCAAGCCCGAAACCCGCGAGCACACGCGCTTTCGACCGGACGTTGCAGAGGTATCGCGCGTGCGCGGCTGGCGCACCTTTACGAGCCTGCCGGTCCCCCACCAACCAGTTCGAGTACTCATTGATGGCAAACCCGTAACCGAGGTTGTCGCGGATCGCGGCGGCGTCATTGACGCCATCGTCCCTGTACAGCTCACGTCCGGCTGGCACACGGTCACACTGCAGGCGGGCGACAGTGAAGCGGCCGATGCGCCCGTGAAGATCCTCGATCCGAACGCCACCATCGGCGTGATCTCAGATGTCGATGACACGATTCTGACGACCGCCCTACCCCAGCCGTTTGTGGCCGCCTGGAATAGCTTTGTGCTCGACGAGCACGCGCGATCCGCGACTCCCGGCATGGCGGTCATGCTTGACCACCTCGTGTCGAAGCACCCCGGATCACCCGTGATCTATCTGTCGACGGGTGCCTGGAACGCTGCCCCGGCGCTCAGCCGCTTCCTCGCGCGCAACCTGTACCCGATGGGCCCGCTGTTGCTCACGGACTGGGGTCCGACGCACGATCGCTGGTTCCGAAGCGGTCGGGAACACAAGCAGCGCGAGCTCAAGCGCCTGGTCAACGAGTTCCCCAACATCCGCTGGGTGCTCTTTGGCGACGACGGCCAGCACGACGAAGATCTATACCACGAGTTTGCGACCGCTCACCCCAATAACGTGGCGGCGGTGGCGATCCGTCAGCTCTCTGTCGGCGAGGCGGTACTCGCGGGCGGCCGCTCGAAGGCACGCCTCCACCGCAGCACCAGTGGTGTGCCGTGGGTGTACGGGCCAGACGGCGCAACGCTTCGAGAAGAACTCCGAAAACTGGATCTGTTGTGA
- the ffh gene encoding signal recognition particle protein, with amino-acid sequence MATFGTLSSRLTDTFKNLRAKGKLSASDVDSTVREIRRALLEADVALDVVKQFTATVRERALGDEVNKALNPAQQVVQIVNEELVAILGGEQRRLEFAKNPPTIIMLAGLQGAGKTTLAGKLAKWLKDQGHTPLLVACDLQRPNAVTQLSVVADQAGVAVFAPEPGNGVGDPVKVAKNGVAEAKNKHYDFVIVDTAGRLGVDEELMRQAANIRKAIDPDEVLFVIDAMIGQDAVTTAQAFQEGVDFTGVVLTKLDGDARGGAALSIRSLTGRPILFASTGEGLGDFEPFHPDRMASRILDLGDILTLIEHAQQNFDEEEARKVAEKIAKDQFTLDDFLGQMQQLRGAGSIKKMMGMLPGMGKMKEQLDNFDEREIVRTEAIIQSMTKDERQNPKILNGSRRLRIAKGSGMTVTEVNSLVQRFEQAAKMMKTVARGGVPQVPGMGPVPGMGGHGGKKKQQAKGKGAKRSGNPAKRAAEISQAPAPAAGGSGFGLGGGAGAAPSEEEMAKLQKMLGKGLR; translated from the coding sequence ATGGCTACTTTCGGAACTCTGTCTTCGCGGCTCACAGACACCTTCAAAAACCTTCGGGCGAAGGGCAAACTCTCGGCGTCTGACGTCGACAGCACGGTGCGTGAGATTCGGCGTGCCCTTCTCGAGGCTGACGTTGCGCTCGACGTTGTGAAGCAGTTCACCGCGACGGTGCGCGAGCGTGCCCTCGGTGACGAGGTCAACAAAGCGCTGAACCCGGCGCAGCAGGTCGTGCAGATCGTCAACGAAGAACTCGTTGCGATCCTCGGCGGCGAACAGCGTCGCCTGGAGTTTGCGAAGAACCCACCGACCATCATCATGCTCGCGGGTCTGCAGGGTGCCGGTAAGACCACCCTGGCGGGCAAGCTCGCGAAGTGGCTGAAGGACCAGGGGCACACGCCGCTGCTGGTCGCATGTGACCTGCAGCGACCGAACGCGGTCACCCAGCTGAGTGTCGTTGCGGATCAGGCAGGCGTTGCAGTCTTCGCCCCCGAGCCCGGCAACGGCGTCGGGGATCCCGTAAAGGTCGCCAAAAACGGTGTCGCCGAGGCCAAGAACAAGCACTACGACTTTGTGATCGTTGATACCGCGGGTCGTCTCGGTGTTGATGAAGAGCTCATGCGCCAGGCTGCGAACATTCGCAAGGCCATCGACCCCGACGAGGTCTTGTTTGTCATCGACGCCATGATCGGCCAGGACGCGGTTACGACCGCTCAAGCCTTCCAGGAGGGCGTCGACTTCACGGGTGTTGTACTGACCAAGCTTGACGGTGATGCCCGTGGTGGTGCGGCGCTGTCGATCCGCAGTCTCACCGGGCGCCCGATCCTCTTCGCCTCTACAGGCGAGGGGCTCGGTGACTTCGAGCCCTTCCACCCGGACCGTATGGCCAGCCGAATTCTTGACCTCGGCGATATTCTGACGCTGATTGAGCACGCGCAGCAGAACTTCGACGAAGAAGAAGCGCGCAAGGTTGCCGAGAAGATCGCGAAGGATCAGTTCACCCTCGACGACTTCCTCGGCCAAATGCAGCAGCTGCGCGGTGCCGGATCCATCAAGAAGATGATGGGCATGCTTCCTGGCATGGGCAAGATGAAAGAGCAGCTCGACAACTTTGACGAGCGCGAGATCGTGCGTACCGAGGCGATCATCCAGTCGATGACCAAGGACGAGCGCCAAAACCCGAAGATTCTGAACGGTTCGCGTCGTCTGCGCATTGCCAAGGGTTCCGGCATGACCGTGACCGAGGTCAACAGTCTGGTGCAGCGTTTTGAGCAGGCCGCCAAAATGATGAAGACCGTCGCACGCGGCGGAGTTCCCCAGGTGCCCGGCATGGGCCCCGTGCCCGGCATGGGTGGCCACGGCGGCAAGAAGAAGCAGCAGGCAAAGGGTAAGGGTGCCAAGCGCTCAGGAAACCCGGCGAAGCGCGCTGCAGAGATTTCGCAGGCTCCGGCTCCCGCCGCGGGTGGTTCAGGATTCGGGCTTGGTGGTGGCGCGGGTGCCGCACCGAGTGAAGAAGAGATGGCAAAGCTGCAGAAGATGCTTGGCAAGGGTCTGCGCTAG
- a CDS encoding type 1 glutamine amidotransferase, with the protein MSETPELLIASLYPRDMNIYGDRGNVLSLARRVRAQGFAPRVVDVNPGDPLPDEIDIVIGGGGQDSGQNRVAKDLAQRADSIRALAADGTPMLMVCGLYQLFGHRFVTHTGDELVGIGVLDVETRGGAERMIGNIVLDSEEFGEIIGYENHSGDTTLGSGSRPLGKVKQGAGNNPRDGVEGARSGNVIGTYLHGSLLPKNPALSDFLIGEAATRRYGSFTPIAGANETVLLARESAKRRPR; encoded by the coding sequence GTGAGTGAGACCCCTGAACTCCTGATCGCGTCGCTGTATCCGCGCGACATGAACATCTATGGCGACCGCGGCAACGTGCTCTCACTGGCACGACGCGTTCGTGCTCAGGGGTTCGCGCCGCGCGTCGTTGACGTAAACCCCGGCGACCCGTTGCCCGACGAAATCGACATCGTCATCGGCGGCGGCGGCCAAGACTCGGGGCAGAACCGTGTCGCGAAGGATCTGGCGCAGCGCGCTGACTCGATCCGAGCTCTCGCGGCAGACGGCACACCGATGCTCATGGTGTGCGGCCTGTACCAGCTCTTTGGGCACCGTTTCGTCACCCACACGGGCGACGAGCTCGTCGGCATCGGCGTGCTTGACGTCGAGACGCGCGGGGGAGCAGAGCGCATGATCGGCAATATCGTGCTCGACTCGGAAGAGTTCGGCGAGATTATTGGTTACGAGAATCACAGCGGCGACACAACCCTTGGTTCAGGATCGCGACCGCTCGGAAAGGTGAAGCAGGGCGCGGGCAATAATCCGCGTGACGGGGTGGAAGGTGCCCGATCCGGCAATGTGATCGGCACCTACCTGCACGGCTCTCTGCTGCCAAAGAATCCCGCGCTCAGCGACTTCTTGATTGGTGAGGCTGCGACGAGGCGCTACGGATCCTTCACCCCAATTGCGGGCGCGAACGAGACTGTTCTGCTAGCGCGAGAGAGCGCAAAGCGGCGGCCACGATAA
- a CDS encoding Mur ligase family protein: protein MRDFFSAVTGKTVRQVARLRGGGSALPGLVVERLDPGFLARVLQRLPYGVVAVSGTNGKTTTTKMIVEMLEARGLRVFTNRTGSNFSRGVIAAAVQECSITGKLDADVAVLELDEAHAMYFIERVKPRFTLLLNVLRDQLDRFGEIDTTAKLLQRIADATTEGLVVNREDRLIAEIGERTRARTVSPPSVREFGLSNALLSTFPSDDDFHAGATEVADSEERPDADVTLIELGDHEAVFRIDGQDFRTELKLEGLYNTFNAAAALSTVRMVTQAPVLPGHPSKYSTETTNEDLVQALAQVRPAFGRGEQLILDGLPLDLVLVKNPAGFRLGLASFDPTGVAVMIAINDQYADGRDMSWLWDVDFTSLAAQGVSTVSGTRAWDMALRLEHDDVEVGAVHENLSEALRAFRETSLNQPRRIYCTYTAMLALRKELAELTEVENVW from the coding sequence ATGCGTGATTTTTTCTCCGCCGTGACCGGTAAGACCGTGCGGCAGGTGGCCCGATTGCGCGGGGGTGGATCTGCGCTTCCGGGTCTTGTGGTTGAGCGTTTAGACCCGGGGTTCCTCGCCAGGGTGCTGCAGCGTTTGCCCTACGGCGTTGTCGCCGTGAGTGGCACAAACGGCAAAACCACCACCACCAAGATGATCGTTGAGATGCTTGAGGCGCGTGGGCTGCGTGTGTTCACAAACCGCACGGGATCCAATTTCTCTCGCGGGGTCATCGCTGCCGCGGTGCAGGAGTGCAGTATCACCGGCAAACTCGACGCCGATGTTGCGGTGCTTGAGCTTGATGAAGCCCACGCCATGTACTTTATTGAGCGCGTGAAACCACGATTTACCCTGCTGCTGAATGTGCTGCGTGATCAGCTCGATCGTTTTGGCGAGATTGACACCACCGCAAAGCTGCTGCAGCGCATTGCCGATGCCACGACCGAGGGTCTCGTGGTGAACCGCGAGGATCGGCTCATCGCTGAGATCGGTGAGCGCACGCGTGCTCGTACGGTGTCGCCGCCGAGCGTTCGCGAGTTCGGACTTTCGAACGCGCTGCTCTCGACCTTTCCGAGTGACGACGACTTCCACGCTGGTGCAACGGAAGTCGCGGACTCCGAGGAACGGCCCGACGCAGACGTCACGCTCATTGAACTTGGGGATCACGAGGCCGTCTTCCGCATTGACGGTCAAGACTTCCGCACCGAGCTGAAGCTCGAGGGGCTCTACAACACGTTCAACGCGGCGGCGGCGCTTTCGACCGTGCGGATGGTGACTCAGGCACCGGTTCTTCCGGGCCACCCCTCGAAATACAGCACAGAAACCACAAACGAAGACTTGGTGCAGGCGCTCGCGCAGGTGCGCCCGGCATTTGGTCGCGGCGAGCAGCTGATCCTCGATGGACTCCCACTCGACCTGGTGCTCGTGAAGAACCCTGCAGGGTTCCGTCTCGGACTGGCTTCATTCGATCCAACCGGGGTCGCGGTCATGATCGCGATCAACGACCAGTACGCTGACGGCCGTGACATGTCTTGGCTGTGGGACGTTGATTTCACCTCGCTCGCTGCGCAAGGAGTTTCCACGGTAAGTGGCACCCGTGCTTGGGACATGGCGTTGCGCCTTGAACACGATGATGTTGAGGTCGGAGCTGTTCACGAAAACCTGAGCGAGGCTCTGCGGGCATTCCGAGAGACGAGCCTGAACCAACCGCGCCGCATTTACTGCACCTACACAGCCATGCTTGCCCTGCGCAAAGAACTTGCCGAGCTGACCGAAGTGGAGAACGTCTGGTGA
- the rpsP gene encoding 30S ribosomal protein S16: protein MAVKIRLKRFGKIRAPYYRIVVADSRTKRDGRVIEEIGHYDPTRNPSLIQVESERAQYWLKVGAQPTEQVAAILKLTGDWGKFKGEGETESRVLQPEAKVAFEADAAKKPVLRPKVEKKAEEPKAEEGAEAPAEEAPAEEAAAETTES, encoded by the coding sequence ATGGCTGTCAAGATCCGTCTGAAGCGCTTTGGCAAGATCCGCGCACCTTACTACCGCATCGTCGTTGCTGACTCGCGCACCAAGCGCGACGGCCGCGTGATCGAGGAGATCGGTCACTACGATCCCACTCGCAACCCCTCACTCATCCAGGTTGAGTCGGAGCGTGCACAGTACTGGCTCAAGGTTGGCGCTCAGCCCACCGAGCAGGTTGCTGCAATCCTGAAGCTCACCGGCGACTGGGGCAAGTTCAAGGGTGAGGGCGAGACCGAGTCGCGCGTTCTCCAGCCCGAGGCAAAGGTTGCATTCGAGGCAGACGCTGCCAAGAAGCCCGTTCTGCGCCCCAAGGTAGAGAAGAAGGCTGAAGAGCCCAAGGCTGAGGAAGGTGCTGAAGCTCCCGCTGAAGAGGCACCGGCTGAAGAAGCTGCTGCCGAGACCACCGAAAGCTAA
- a CDS encoding FUSC family protein — translation MSSPPTRQWRRVERRLTGRFTVSMRPSLLQLLKAAASAIITWFVCFAIFPQQLPIFGAIAALIVIQDNVDQSLTRGIERVVGVLIGVAVALGAGAIFGPQPWLFIAAIIVSMCVGWMLRMSPTSTNQVAISALLMIALGGLQLNYGFERLIETAIGAAIGFAINALVVAPVRTSAVREAITNLAEHSAQVLRSLADSLAEPRDRAWLTEMHASARKLQAERERVHGLLRQARESLRLNPRSNRHRQGLAEDDALFQRLQPIVTQVIGMSRAIYDLYQADLTTDPAVIGMVEEMRRAAHDLELLVRPGSADETPTEPAALTTPYIILRPHPDHWVLIGSLMEDLRRVRGRITGELE, via the coding sequence GTGAGCAGTCCACCAACCCGCCAGTGGCGTCGTGTCGAGCGACGTCTCACAGGCAGGTTTACGGTGTCGATGCGGCCGTCTCTGCTGCAGCTGCTGAAGGCCGCGGCCTCGGCCATCATTACCTGGTTTGTGTGCTTTGCGATCTTTCCGCAGCAGCTCCCAATTTTTGGGGCCATTGCCGCGCTCATCGTGATCCAAGACAACGTCGACCAGTCGCTCACCCGCGGCATCGAGCGTGTGGTCGGAGTCTTGATCGGTGTCGCGGTCGCACTCGGTGCTGGAGCCATCTTCGGCCCGCAACCGTGGCTGTTCATCGCCGCGATCATCGTATCGATGTGTGTGGGCTGGATGCTGCGCATGAGCCCCACGTCCACCAACCAGGTCGCAATTAGTGCACTGCTCATGATCGCGCTCGGTGGGCTGCAGCTCAACTACGGCTTTGAGCGCCTGATCGAGACCGCTATCGGTGCGGCAATTGGCTTCGCCATCAACGCTCTGGTTGTCGCTCCGGTGCGCACCTCGGCGGTTCGTGAAGCCATTACGAATCTCGCGGAGCACTCGGCGCAGGTGTTACGCTCGCTGGCTGACAGCCTCGCGGAGCCCCGCGATAGAGCGTGGCTCACAGAGATGCACGCCTCCGCGCGTAAATTGCAGGCGGAGCGCGAACGTGTTCACGGCCTGCTGCGTCAAGCTCGGGAGAGCCTGCGGCTCAATCCCAGAAGCAATCGACACCGGCAGGGTCTTGCAGAGGATGACGCGCTGTTCCAGCGCCTCCAGCCCATCGTCACGCAGGTGATTGGCATGTCTCGTGCGATTTACGATCTGTACCAGGCCGACCTCACAACCGATCCTGCCGTCATCGGCATGGTTGAGGAGATGCGGCGTGCGGCACACGATCTCGAATTGCTGGTGCGCCCCGGTTCCGCGGACGAAACGCCCACGGAACCGGCGGCACTCACCACTCCCTACATCATTCTTCGCCCGCACCCAGATCACTGGGTGCTGATCGGATCCCTCATGGAAGATCTACGCCGCGTTCGCGGCAGGATCACGGGCGAATTGGAGTAG